TCACCGCTGTGTTCGTGGCGCTGGGCGTGTGGCAGGTGCAGCGCATGGGCTGGAAGCACGATCTCATCGCCCGCGTCGAGGCGCGCGTGCAAGCCGCGCCCGTCGCGCCGCCGCCCATCACCGAATGGCCGCGTGTGCAGGCCGACCCCGCCGCCTTCGAGTACCGCCGCCTGCGGTTGCAGGGCGAGTTCCTGCACGCCGACGAAGCGCTGGTGCAAGCCGTCACCGAACGTGGCGCGGGCTTCTGGGTGGTGACACCGCTGCGCCAGGCCGATGGCCAGACCGTGCTGGTCAACCGTGGCTTCATCACCTCCGCCCAACGCGACCCTGCGGCCCGAGGTGCTCCCGCACCCGATGGGCAGGTCACGGTCACCGGCCTGCTGCGATTGTCCGAACCCGGCGGCGGCTTTCTGCGGAAGAACGATGCGAACGCCGACCGCTGGCATTCGCGCGACGTGGCCGCCATCGCCACCGCCCGCGGCCTGCCCATGGCCCGCGTGGCCCCGTTCTTCGTGGACGCCGAAGCCACGCCACAGGCCGCTGCCTGGCCGGTGGGCGGACTCACGGTGCTCCGGTTTTCCGACAGCCACCTGGTGTACGCGCTCACCTGGTTCGGCATGGCGCTCATGGCCGTGGTGGCCGCGGCCTACCTGTTGCGCGACGGCGTGGGACGTTCCCCGCCCCTGGCCGCAAAAACCTCGCTGGTGGCCTGAGCCTTGCGAGGCCGCCACAATCGCAGCGTGACCGCTGCCCAAGCCACCTCCGCCACCTCGCACACCGCCGTTGACCTGAACCAGGCCGCCGGCCTGAAGAACCTGCAGCAACTGATCCAGTTGCGCTGGATCGCCGTGTTCGGCCAGGTGATGACGATCGAGGTCGTGCACTATGGCTTGAACATCACCATTCCCATTCAGCACATGTTCGCCGTGCTGGCCGGTCTCGTGGTGTTCAATGTCGTGTCGCTGCTGCGCTGGCGCACCCGCGTGCGCGTCACCGATGCCGAGCTGCTGCTGGCCCTGCTGGTGGACGTGGGCGCGCTCACCGCGCAGCTCTACCTGAGCGGCGGCGCGAGCAACCCCTTCGTGTTCCTGTACCTGCTGCAGGTGATCCTGGGCGCGGTGCTGCTGCCCGCCTGGGCCACCTGGGCCATGGTGGGTGTCACCACGCTGTGCTTCGCCGGCCTGGCGGTGTTCGCCGTGCCGCTGCCCTTGTCGCCCGATCTGCACCAGGGCCTGGCCAGCCCCTACGTGCTCGGCATGCTGGTGTGTTTCGCGCTCAATGCGGCGCTGCTGGTGACCTTCATCACCCGCATCGTGGCCAACCTGCGCGAGCGCGACCTGCGACTGGCTGCCTTGCGCCAGCGCGCTGCGGAAGAAGAGCACGTGGTGCGCATGGGCCTGCTGGCCTCGGGTGCGGCGCACGAGCTGGGCACTCCGCTGTCCACGCTGGCCGTGATCCTCGGCGACTGGCAGCACCTGCCGCACTTCAGCTCCGAACCCGAACTGGCCCATGAAGTGGCCGAGATGCAGGAGCAGGTGGCGCGCTGCAAGGCCATCGTCAGCGGCATCCTGCTCTCGGCCGGCGAGGCGCGTTCCGAATCCTCGGGCGAAACCACGGTCTGCGCTTTTCTGGACGGCGCGGTCGAAGCCTGGCGGCAGCGCCGGCCCAGCGCGGGCTTCCGATACACCAACCGCTTCGGCCACGACCTGCCCATGGTGTCCGATTCGGCGCTCAAGCAGATGATCGGCAACGTGCTGGACAACGCGCTGGAAGCCTCGCCCGATGCCGTGCATTTCGAGGCCGCGCGAGAAGCCGACGCGCTGGTGCTGACCGTGAGCGACCAG
The sequence above is a segment of the Hydrogenophaga sp. BPS33 genome. Coding sequences within it:
- a CDS encoding SURF1 family protein, producing the protein MTRSRRGLALILLGASLLTAVFVALGVWQVQRMGWKHDLIARVEARVQAAPVAPPPITEWPRVQADPAAFEYRRLRLQGEFLHADEALVQAVTERGAGFWVVTPLRQADGQTVLVNRGFITSAQRDPAARGAPAPDGQVTVTGLLRLSEPGGGFLRKNDANADRWHSRDVAAIATARGLPMARVAPFFVDAEATPQAAAWPVGGLTVLRFSDSHLVYALTWFGMALMAVVAAAYLLRDGVGRSPPLAAKTSLVA
- a CDS encoding ATP-binding protein, yielding MTAAQATSATSHTAVDLNQAAGLKNLQQLIQLRWIAVFGQVMTIEVVHYGLNITIPIQHMFAVLAGLVVFNVVSLLRWRTRVRVTDAELLLALLVDVGALTAQLYLSGGASNPFVFLYLLQVILGAVLLPAWATWAMVGVTTLCFAGLAVFAVPLPLSPDLHQGLASPYVLGMLVCFALNAALLVTFITRIVANLRERDLRLAALRQRAAEEEHVVRMGLLASGAAHELGTPLSTLAVILGDWQHLPHFSSEPELAHEVAEMQEQVARCKAIVSGILLSAGEARSESSGETTVCAFLDGAVEAWRQRRPSAGFRYTNRFGHDLPMVSDSALKQMIGNVLDNALEASPDAVHFEAAREADALVLTVSDQGPGFAAHLLPHIGKPYQSTKGRPGGGLGLFLVFNVARTLGGTVAVRNLQEGGAEVRITLPLAAITLPEEGPTDER